The Rana temporaria chromosome 13, aRanTem1.1, whole genome shotgun sequence genome has a window encoding:
- the LOC120920131 gene encoding Fc receptor-like B, with protein sequence MSVFLAIVFLSLNVGKSGGAIKPVVTFTPNWGNILYNDDVTLTCDVPSTEDPRTYHWYRDKRPIPGEQQSLRIKYSREKDSGDYQCQTIGGDISDPVFLNVTRSHVILQRPPSAIYEGDPLTLRCHHINGFIATNTKFYKDDREKKSSESDSTFHIPNIRRSQSGLYKCTQQIQLYDHSYVKEHSDFSFISVKELFSSPEIKVTPSRVIEGDEMMVRCDTRLDPLRGGTELHFAFYRDGGTVRGYNVYDTYRVPSSQLEDSGKYTCKVRTTSDTVRKMSDGFHIQIHGKDVK encoded by the exons CTTTGAACGTGGGAAAATCTG GAGGGGCCATCAAACCTGTGGTGACCTTCACACCCAACTGGGGGAATATATTATATAATGACGACGTGACTCTAACATGTGATGTGCCGTCTACTGAGGACCCCCGGACCTATCACTGGTACAGAGATAAGAGACCAATACCAGGAGAGCAACAGAGTCTTCGTATAAAATATTCAAGAGAGAAGGACAGTGGAGATTACCAGTGTCAGACCATCGGTGGTGATATCAGTGATCCCGTCTTCCTAAATGTTACGAGAA GTCATGTCATCCTGCAGAGACCCCCATCTGCCATCTATGAAGGAGACCCCCTGACTCTGAGATGTCATCATATAAATGGTTTTATTGCAACAAACACAAAATTCTACAAGGATGATCGGGAGAAAAAATCCTCAGAATCTGACTCCACATTCCATATTCCTAATATAAGGAGGAGTCAGTCTGGACTCTACAAATGTACTCAACAAATACAACTTTATGATCATTCATATGTGAAGGAACACTCAGATTTCTCCTTTATCTCTGTGAAAG AGctcttctcttctccagaaataaaagtgaccccGTCCAGGGTAATAGAAGGAGATGAGATGATGGTGAGATGTGACACCAGACTGGATCCTCTCAGAGGCGGCACAGAGCTGCACTTTGCCTTCTACAGAGATGGAGGTACTGTGCGGGGATACAATGTATATGATACATACAGAGTGCCGTCATCTCagctggaggattctgggaaatatACATGTAAAGTGAGGACGACGTCTGACACTGTGAGGAAGATGAGTGATGGGTTCCATATCCAGATACACGGTAAGGATGTGAAATGA
- the LOC120920243 gene encoding low affinity immunoglobulin gamma Fc region receptor II-b-like — translation MSVFLAIVFLSLNVGESGGAIKPVVTFTPNWGNILYNDDVTLTCDVPSTEEPRTYHWYKDKRPIPGDQQSLHIFISSVHQDRGDYQCQTIGGDISDPVFLNVTISE, via the exons ATGTCTGTCTTTCTCGCCATCGTGTTTCTAT CTTTGAACGTGGGAGAATCTG GAGGGGCCATCAAACCTGTGGTGACCTTCACACCCAACTGGGGGAATATATTATATAATGACGATGTGACTCTAACGTGTGATGTGCCGTCTACTGAGGAGCCCCGGACCTATCACTGGTACAAAGATAAGAGACCAATACCAGGAGATCAACAGAGTCTTCATATCTTCATATCTTCAGTACATCAGGACAGAGGAGATTACCAGTGTCAGACCATCGGTGGTGATATCAGTGATCCCGTCTTCCTAAATGTTACAATAAGTGAGTGA